A DNA window from Phaeobacter sp. A36a-5a contains the following coding sequences:
- a CDS encoding histidine phosphotransferase family protein, whose product MSVDNANLAALIGSRICHDLISPIGAINNGLELLGMSGDMSGPELELISDSVANANARIRFFRIAFGAASEQQISRAEVVSVLEDIGKGGRLKYQWAPQEASSRTEVRLAFLAALCLETGLPYGGTVKILCADGKWTVIGEGSKLNIDDDLWARVSGGTSSATVTPALVQFAMLPEAAKDLGRTVRVEQTLERVTIHF is encoded by the coding sequence ATGTCAGTAGATAACGCTAATCTCGCGGCTTTGATAGGGTCGCGTATCTGTCATGACCTGATCAGCCCGATCGGCGCGATCAACAACGGGCTCGAACTGCTTGGAATGTCTGGGGATATGTCCGGCCCCGAGCTGGAGCTGATCTCCGACAGCGTGGCCAATGCCAATGCCCGTATCCGGTTCTTCCGGATTGCCTTTGGCGCAGCCAGCGAACAGCAGATCAGCCGCGCCGAAGTGGTGTCGGTCCTGGAAGACATCGGCAAGGGCGGGCGGCTGAAATATCAATGGGCGCCGCAGGAGGCCTCGAGCAGGACCGAGGTGCGTCTCGCCTTTCTTGCCGCTTTGTGCCTCGAAACCGGCCTGCCCTATGGCGGCACGGTCAAGATCCTCTGCGCGGATGGCAAATGGACCGTCATCGGCGAAGGCAGCAAGCTGAATATCGACGATGATCTGTGGGCGCGCGTCAGCGGCGGCACCTCTTCGGCAACAGTGACCCCGGCGCTGGTCCAATTCGCCATGCTGCCCGAAGCGGCGAAGGATCTGGGGCGCACCGTGCGTGTGGAACAGACATTGGAGCGGGTGACGATCCACTTCTAA
- a CDS encoding enoyl-CoA hydratase/isomerase family protein encodes MTQSDWLFRQSHGDGVVELKLSRAPVNALSPEFLMDFANVIKEFGEDPSVRAILLTSAFKVFSAGLDLKAAKDFDLAGQRAAVDGLNEAFLALYACPKPVVAAVNGAAIAGGLFFVLCSDVRVALVKSKFGLAEVQAGVDFPVAPLEIARATLSPNIQRRLMLTGQTIGPIAARNFDIVDIIADDAEDLLGYALKEARTLADLPAGTYGAIKQQLRGETIARIKAAMAAESDDTPWFTSETVPAMTRLIG; translated from the coding sequence ATGACACAGAGCGACTGGTTGTTCCGGCAGTCACATGGGGACGGGGTTGTCGAACTCAAACTATCACGGGCCCCGGTTAATGCGTTGTCGCCCGAGTTCCTGATGGATTTCGCCAATGTAATCAAAGAATTCGGAGAGGACCCTTCCGTCCGTGCGATCCTGTTGACCAGCGCGTTCAAGGTGTTCTCGGCAGGCCTCGATCTGAAAGCCGCGAAGGATTTCGATCTGGCAGGTCAGCGGGCTGCTGTGGATGGGCTGAACGAGGCGTTCCTCGCGCTTTACGCCTGTCCCAAGCCGGTGGTTGCGGCTGTTAATGGTGCGGCGATTGCCGGTGGCTTGTTCTTTGTCCTTTGCAGTGATGTGCGTGTAGCCCTGGTTAAATCCAAGTTTGGTCTTGCAGAAGTGCAGGCCGGGGTGGATTTTCCCGTGGCGCCGCTGGAGATCGCCCGGGCAACCCTCAGCCCCAATATTCAGCGGCGTTTGATGCTGACCGGGCAGACCATTGGGCCAATCGCAGCCCGCAACTTCGATATCGTTGATATCATTGCCGATGATGCCGAAGATCTGCTCGGATACGCACTGAAGGAAGCACGGACACTGGCGGACTTGCCCGCCGGAACCTACGGCGCGATCAAGCAGCAGCTCCGAGGCGAGACGATCGCCAGGATCAAGGCGGCGATGGCAGCGGAATCGGATGATACCCCCTGGTTTACCAGTGAAACCGTGCCAGCGATGACCAGGCTCATCGGCTGA
- a CDS encoding phosphotransferase family protein, whose protein sequence is MRGRLPGFDGPITARKFQNGQSNPTYLLSTDAGQYVLRRKPPGVLLKSAHAVEREFRVQTALRNTEVPVAMMHHLCEDDSVIGSSFYLMEHVVGRNFSDPSLPDLSPTERGAVMDEISRVLAALHGVDVTAVGLSDYGPEGNYFTRQLARWSKQYRASEVETIAEMDDLIAALDAQMPADDGQRGLVHGDYRIDNMIFAAEGTNCRAVLDWELSTIGHPYADLAGVIMQWQMPPGREGRGLAGLDRRELGLPSDKAFIASYCKRRGLPGVDNFGYYLSFSFFRMAAILQGVRKRGLDGNASNPEHAARLGAFVPEFARAGLAALTRSFD, encoded by the coding sequence ATGCGCGGACGGCTGCCGGGCTTTGACGGGCCGATCACAGCCCGCAAATTCCAGAACGGCCAGTCCAATCCCACCTATCTGTTGTCGACCGATGCGGGGCAATATGTGCTGCGGCGCAAACCACCCGGTGTGCTGCTGAAATCCGCCCATGCGGTCGAGCGTGAGTTTCGTGTTCAGACCGCGTTGCGCAACACCGAAGTGCCGGTCGCCATGATGCATCATCTCTGCGAGGATGATAGCGTCATCGGATCGTCTTTTTACTTGATGGAACATGTGGTTGGGCGGAATTTCTCAGACCCGTCACTGCCGGATCTGTCGCCGACCGAGCGTGGCGCGGTGATGGATGAAATAAGCCGCGTGCTGGCGGCGCTACACGGGGTTGATGTCACCGCTGTCGGTCTGTCCGACTACGGGCCCGAGGGCAATTACTTCACGCGCCAGCTGGCGCGGTGGAGCAAGCAGTATCGCGCCAGCGAGGTCGAAACCATTGCCGAAATGGATGATCTGATCGCCGCGCTGGATGCGCAGATGCCTGCGGATGATGGGCAGCGCGGATTGGTGCACGGTGATTACCGCATCGACAATATGATCTTTGCTGCAGAGGGAACCAACTGTCGTGCGGTGCTCGACTGGGAGCTGTCGACGATCGGCCACCCCTATGCAGATCTCGCCGGGGTCATCATGCAGTGGCAGATGCCACCCGGCCGCGAGGGGCGCGGACTGGCCGGGCTTGACCGGCGCGAGCTTGGTCTGCCATCAGATAAAGCCTTTATTGCAAGCTATTGTAAACGCAGAGGTTTGCCCGGAGTTGATAACTTTGGCTATTATCTCTCCTTCAGCTTCTTTCGGATGGCTGCGATCCTGCAGGGTGTGCGCAAAAGAGGGCTTGATGGCAATGCGTCAAACCCCGAACATGCAGCGCGACTGGGCGCATTTGTGCCGGAGTTTGCGCGCGCCGGGCTCGCCGCGTTGACGCGTAGTTTTGACTAG
- a CDS encoding DUF3553 domain-containing protein translates to MNDLNAILAPGMFVTHPNHPEWGTGQVQSNAAGKITVNFPDQGKVVFNSAQVALIPVFDPS, encoded by the coding sequence ATGAACGACCTCAACGCTATACTTGCCCCTGGCATGTTCGTGACCCACCCCAACCACCCGGAATGGGGGACGGGGCAGGTCCAGTCCAACGCCGCCGGCAAGATCACCGTTAACTTTCCCGATCAGGGCAAGGTGGTGTTCAACAGCGCGCAGGTGGCCCTTATTCCAGTCTTTGATCCGTCATAA
- a CDS encoding NADPH:quinone oxidoreductase family protein: MHAMLSTAPGGPETLQWSAQDDPVPGPRDVLVAIHAASVNYPDTLMIQDLYQIKPPRPFAPGGEIAGEVIALGKDVDNLNIGDRVLALTGYGGFATHICVPAASAIKIPDQMPYLDAAGFVFTYGTSHHALKERAQLQPGETVLVLGAAGGVGSAAIELAKAAGARVIAAVSSAEKAAFCEKIGADATVIYGHAPDKEDQIAFGKNLKAMAGKTGIDVVYDAVGGPYAEPALRAMAWQGRYLVVGFAAGIAKMPMNLPLLKGCQIVGVFWGAAVQRAPEQHRTNVGELFELYCKGDIRPRIHAQYPMTEAAAALTEMQNRSVLGKIILTNTPD, from the coding sequence ATGCATGCGATGCTCTCCACCGCTCCAGGCGGCCCCGAAACCCTGCAGTGGAGCGCACAGGACGATCCCGTCCCCGGCCCCAGGGATGTGCTTGTGGCGATCCATGCCGCCAGCGTGAACTATCCTGATACTCTGATGATACAGGACCTCTATCAGATCAAACCACCGCGTCCCTTTGCACCGGGCGGTGAAATCGCGGGCGAGGTTATCGCCCTTGGCAAGGACGTCGATAATCTGAACATCGGCGACCGGGTTCTGGCGTTGACGGGATACGGCGGGTTTGCCACCCATATCTGCGTCCCTGCCGCCAGCGCCATCAAGATTCCCGATCAGATGCCCTATCTCGATGCGGCTGGTTTTGTCTTTACCTACGGCACATCTCATCACGCGCTGAAGGAGCGGGCACAGCTGCAACCGGGAGAGACCGTGCTGGTGCTGGGCGCCGCTGGCGGGGTTGGCTCTGCCGCAATCGAACTCGCCAAGGCCGCAGGGGCGCGTGTCATCGCTGCGGTGTCCTCCGCCGAGAAGGCGGCCTTCTGCGAGAAGATCGGCGCGGATGCGACGGTGATCTACGGCCATGCGCCCGACAAGGAGGACCAGATTGCCTTTGGAAAGAACCTCAAGGCGATGGCGGGGAAAACCGGGATCGATGTGGTCTATGATGCGGTCGGCGGCCCCTATGCCGAACCGGCGCTTCGCGCGATGGCCTGGCAGGGCCGCTATCTGGTTGTCGGTTTTGCCGCCGGCATCGCAAAAATGCCGATGAACCTGCCGCTCCTGAAAGGATGCCAGATCGTCGGCGTATTCTGGGGCGCCGCCGTTCAGCGGGCGCCAGAGCAGCATCGCACCAATGTCGGTGAGCTGTTTGAGCTCTATTGCAAAGGTGACATTCGACCGCGCATCCACGCGCAGTATCCGATGACCGAAGCCGCTGCTGCCCTGACAGAAATGCAAAACAGAAGCGTTCTGGGCAAGATCATCCTGACAAACACGCCAGATTGA
- a CDS encoding IclR family transcriptional regulator — MDSNHTASADAEKDRNFVTALARGLDVLRAFRRNELELTNTDLADRTGLPKPTVSRLTYTLCQLGYLVQDPQSGTYRLGAGVLRLGYGVLAGMDISDRASQILRDLRNGENSYITSALGEAHHADVIYIAVHRSREDVSLAAHVGMRLPLFFSAVGRAILAGMSPDQRTESLKIADALDPEGKQARQDCLGRAQEEYAARGFCTGYGDWREDVNGIAVPVVSLNGTRVYGLNVGGPSFHVSRAVLEQRYADQLISAAETLSMRP, encoded by the coding sequence ATGGACAGCAACCACACAGCGTCAGCGGATGCGGAGAAAGACCGCAATTTTGTCACCGCCTTGGCGCGGGGGCTGGATGTGCTGCGCGCGTTTCGGCGCAATGAGCTGGAGCTGACCAACACTGATCTGGCCGACCGCACAGGCCTGCCAAAGCCGACCGTATCGCGGCTGACCTATACCCTGTGCCAATTGGGCTACCTCGTGCAGGATCCGCAGTCGGGGACGTATCGGTTGGGGGCAGGGGTTCTGCGTCTGGGCTATGGCGTGCTGGCGGGAATGGATATCAGCGACCGTGCCTCGCAAATCCTGCGGGATCTGAGGAATGGAGAAAATTCCTATATTACCAGCGCATTAGGCGAAGCACATCATGCTGACGTCATCTATATCGCGGTGCATCGCTCGCGCGAGGATGTCTCGCTTGCGGCACATGTCGGGATGCGTCTGCCGTTGTTTTTCTCGGCCGTTGGCCGCGCCATTCTGGCCGGCATGTCACCCGATCAGCGGACGGAGAGCCTGAAGATCGCCGACGCGCTTGACCCTGAGGGAAAACAGGCGCGGCAGGATTGTCTGGGTCGCGCGCAGGAGGAATATGCGGCACGGGGCTTTTGCACCGGCTATGGCGATTGGCGCGAGGATGTGAACGGTATCGCGGTGCCGGTTGTCTCGCTGAACGGGACACGGGTCTACGGGCTGAATGTCGGTGGACCGTCTTTTCACGTAAGCCGTGCCGTTCTGGAACAGCGCTACGCCGATCAGCTGATTTCTGCTGCCGAAACCTTAAGTATGCGCCCCTAG
- a CDS encoding helix-turn-helix transcriptional regulator has protein sequence MKLRAYIDFLCGARTLEELWLEHVKQMQAFRFDRLIYGYTRHKTKTSLGDPEDFVILSNHCTEYVKGFVNSGLYFDAPMLQWALNNEGAGSWRMVQQQMANQCLTPQAQKVIDFNTAMGVKAGYTVSFYSASQRFKGAISLAAEETLSQDEVDEIWATHGHDIVLMNNVAHLKILTMPYDPPNRSLTKRQREALEWVGDGKTTQDIAVLMGLTPATVEKHLRLAREALAVETTAHAVLKAALHNQMYIMEN, from the coding sequence ATGAAGCTGCGTGCCTACATAGACTTTCTATGCGGGGCGCGGACGCTTGAGGAGCTTTGGCTGGAACACGTCAAACAGATGCAGGCCTTTCGTTTTGACCGGCTGATCTACGGCTATACGCGTCACAAGACCAAAACCTCGCTCGGTGACCCCGAAGATTTCGTGATCCTGTCCAATCACTGCACCGAATACGTGAAAGGCTTCGTAAACTCCGGCCTCTATTTCGACGCGCCGATGTTGCAATGGGCGCTGAACAACGAAGGGGCCGGCAGCTGGCGCATGGTGCAGCAGCAGATGGCAAATCAATGCCTGACACCACAGGCGCAGAAAGTGATCGATTTCAATACGGCCATGGGGGTAAAGGCGGGCTACACCGTCAGCTTCTATTCGGCTTCTCAACGGTTCAAGGGCGCAATATCTTTGGCGGCGGAGGAAACCCTCAGCCAGGATGAGGTCGATGAGATCTGGGCAACGCATGGGCATGATATCGTTCTGATGAACAATGTCGCGCATCTGAAGATCCTCACGATGCCTTATGACCCCCCAAACCGCAGCCTGACAAAACGCCAGAGAGAAGCGTTGGAATGGGTTGGTGACGGCAAGACCACTCAGGATATAGCGGTTCTGATGGGGCTGACGCCTGCGACCGTCGAAAAACACCTGCGCCTGGCACGCGAGGCACTGGCCGTTGAGACAACAGCCCATGCGGTACTAAAAGCGGCACTTCACAATCAGATGTATATTATGGAGAACTGA
- the aroQ gene encoding type II 3-dehydroquinate dehydratase, whose amino-acid sequence MHNILVLNGPNLNLLGTRQPEVYGHETLAMVEQRCIDHGASLGLSVTCEQSNHEGALLDALHGARGSYAGIILNAGAYTHTSIALMDAIFSIALPVVEVHLSNIHAREEFRHRSYIARAALGQICGFGSQGYLMALDALNSHLNQEKPG is encoded by the coding sequence ATGCACAACATCCTGGTTTTGAACGGCCCCAACCTGAACCTGTTGGGAACGCGCCAGCCTGAGGTTTACGGGCATGAAACGCTGGCGATGGTTGAACAACGCTGCATCGACCATGGCGCGTCACTCGGGCTTTCGGTGACGTGCGAGCAGTCCAATCACGAAGGCGCGCTGCTTGATGCGCTGCACGGGGCCCGCGGCAGCTACGCCGGGATCATCCTCAATGCAGGCGCCTATACCCATACCTCCATCGCGCTGATGGATGCGATTTTTTCCATCGCCCTGCCGGTGGTTGAAGTTCACCTGTCAAACATCCATGCACGCGAGGAATTTCGCCATCGCTCCTATATCGCGCGCGCCGCGCTTGGACAGATCTGCGGATTTGGGTCACAGGGCTATCTGATGGCACTTGATGCGCTCAACAGCCATTTGAATCAGGAAAAACCGGGATGA
- a CDS encoding lysophospholipid acyltransferase family protein gives MTTWEGEDAPPPIKISAIGWVLILGRGLCLGTLVFGGLLVLLLVRLIERPLCGLSRPVTPFITQCVCRNAFRILGIGFRTEGSLMTQRGAVVANHTSWLDIFALNARKRIYFVSKAEVASWPGIGWLARATGTVFIKRDAREARRQTALFQQRLLLGHKLLFFPEGTSTDGLRVLPFKTTLFAAFFHPELRDMISIQPVSVVFYPPNGEDPRFYGWWGDMDFGSHLLKTMASLRQGEVVLHYHTPLRVSDFADRKALATACEAEVSAGHTALWQRIGQGAR, from the coding sequence ATGACCACTTGGGAGGGAGAGGACGCGCCGCCTCCGATCAAGATCAGCGCCATTGGATGGGTGTTGATCCTCGGTCGCGGCCTATGTCTGGGCACGTTGGTCTTTGGCGGCTTGCTGGTGCTGCTGCTGGTGCGCCTGATCGAACGGCCGCTTTGTGGTCTCAGTCGGCCGGTGACGCCGTTCATCACGCAATGTGTCTGCCGCAATGCCTTTCGTATTCTGGGCATCGGGTTCCGCACCGAAGGCTCATTGATGACGCAACGCGGCGCAGTGGTCGCCAACCATACGTCATGGCTGGATATTTTTGCTCTGAACGCCCGCAAGCGGATCTATTTCGTCTCCAAGGCGGAGGTTGCCTCATGGCCGGGTATTGGCTGGCTGGCACGGGCAACGGGCACGGTGTTCATCAAACGCGACGCAAGGGAAGCGCGCCGACAGACGGCATTGTTCCAGCAGCGCCTGCTGCTGGGGCACAAGCTGCTGTTCTTTCCCGAAGGGACATCGACCGACGGGCTGCGGGTGCTGCCGTTCAAGACAACGCTTTTTGCGGCGTTCTTTCACCCCGAGCTGCGCGATATGATCTCGATCCAGCCGGTTTCGGTGGTGTTCTACCCGCCAAATGGAGAGGATCCGCGGTTTTATGGTTGGTGGGGAGACATGGATTTCGGCTCACATCTGCTGAAAACAATGGCGTCGCTGCGTCAGGGCGAGGTGGTGCTGCACTATCATACTCCGCTGCGGGTGTCCGATTTCGCCGATCGCAAGGCCCTTGCGACCGCCTGCGAAGCCGAGGTCAGCGCCGGACATACCGCGCTTTGGCAGCGCATTGGGCAGGGCGCGCGCTGA
- a CDS encoding GNAT family N-acetyltransferase yields the protein MGGSSPAFQVKLAQTSADLRAAQALRYDVFVSELGGGGALVDHEAGLEQDRFDAFFDHLLLWDQTRDAVVGVYRVLRGDQALLAGQFYSEDEYDLSKLRASGRKLLELGRSCLHPDYRGGTAMFHLWSALSAYVAEHEIEVLFGVASFHGTEVAPLANALSSLHHNHLAPEDLRPVSRSYQSMDLIPAGDLDRRRAMLDTPALIKAYLRLGGCVGDGAYIDHDFNTTDICLVLDTARMNARQRRIYEAGRSEP from the coding sequence ATGGGCGGCAGTTCTCCTGCATTTCAGGTCAAACTGGCACAGACATCGGCGGATTTACGCGCGGCGCAGGCGCTCAGATACGACGTTTTTGTCAGTGAGCTTGGCGGGGGCGGCGCGCTGGTGGATCACGAGGCAGGGCTGGAGCAGGATCGTTTCGATGCGTTTTTCGACCATCTGTTGCTCTGGGACCAGACGCGCGATGCGGTGGTTGGCGTCTACCGGGTGCTGCGTGGCGATCAGGCGCTTTTGGCCGGGCAATTCTATTCCGAGGATGAATATGACCTCTCTAAACTGAGAGCTTCGGGTCGTAAGCTGTTGGAATTGGGGCGTTCCTGCCTGCACCCGGATTATCGGGGCGGAACCGCGATGTTTCACCTTTGGTCCGCGCTGTCAGCCTATGTGGCCGAGCATGAGATCGAGGTGCTGTTTGGCGTTGCCAGTTTTCATGGGACGGAGGTTGCGCCGCTGGCCAATGCGCTGTCATCGCTGCACCACAACCATCTCGCGCCGGAAGACCTGCGGCCGGTTTCGCGCAGCTACCAATCCATGGACCTGATCCCGGCAGGCGATCTGGACCGTCGCCGCGCCATGCTGGACACGCCGGCGCTGATCAAGGCCTACCTGCGGCTTGGCGGCTGCGTGGGCGATGGCGCCTATATCGACCATGATTTCAACACCACCGATATCTGTCTTGTGCTGGACACTGCACGCATGAACGCGCGTCAGCGACGGATCTACGAGGCAGGGCGCAGCGAGCCATGA
- the tsf gene encoding translation elongation factor Ts, whose translation MAITASMVKELRDSTGAGMMDAKKALTETNGDMEAAVDWLRTKGLAKAAKKSGRTAAEGLVAVVVEGNKGVAVEVNSETDFVGKNAEFQEMVSGIAKTAVNAADVDALLAADMGGKTVAETLTDKIATIGENMAVRRMASLEGETVVSYVHNAATAGMGKIGVLVAMNGGDEAIGKQIAMHIAAVNPAALSEAELDASVVEKEKQVQMDIARESGKPEQVIEKMIVGRMKKFVAESTLLNQQFVVNPDLTVEEAAKEAGATITGFVRLEVGEGIEVEKEDFAAEVAKAAQG comes from the coding sequence ATGGCAATTACTGCATCCATGGTTAAGGAACTGCGCGACAGCACCGGCGCAGGCATGATGGACGCCAAGAAGGCGCTGACCGAAACCAATGGCGACATGGAAGCCGCCGTTGACTGGCTGCGCACCAAGGGTCTGGCAAAAGCGGCCAAGAAATCCGGCCGTACCGCCGCAGAAGGCCTGGTCGCCGTGGTCGTCGAAGGCAACAAAGGTGTTGCCGTCGAAGTGAACTCGGAAACCGACTTTGTCGGCAAAAACGCCGAGTTCCAGGAAATGGTGTCCGGCATTGCCAAGACCGCAGTGAACGCAGCCGATGTCGACGCGCTGCTGGCGGCGGACATGGGCGGCAAAACCGTTGCCGAAACCCTGACCGACAAGATCGCCACCATCGGTGAGAACATGGCCGTGCGCCGTATGGCCTCCCTCGAAGGTGAAACCGTTGTGTCCTATGTGCACAACGCTGCGACCGCAGGCATGGGCAAGATCGGCGTATTGGTTGCCATGAACGGCGGCGACGAAGCGATCGGCAAGCAGATTGCGATGCACATCGCAGCTGTGAACCCCGCCGCGCTGAGCGAAGCGGAGCTGGACGCCTCTGTTGTTGAGAAAGAAAAGCAGGTCCAGATGGACATCGCCCGCGAATCCGGCAAGCCGGAGCAGGTGATCGAGAAGATGATCGTCGGCCGCATGAAGAAATTCGTGGCTGAATCGACCCTGCTGAACCAGCAGTTCGTTGTGAACCCTGACCTGACCGTTGAAGAAGCGGCCAAGGAAGCGGGCGCCACCATCACCGGTTTCGTGCGTCTGGAAGTCGGCGAAGGCATCGAAGTCGAAAAAGAAGACTTCGCAGCTGAGGTTGCCAAGGCAGCCCAGGGCTAA
- the rpsB gene encoding 30S ribosomal protein S2: protein MALPEFSMRQLLEAGVHFGHQTQRWNPRMSPFIYGARNGIHILDLTQTVPMLDAALNAVRDTVAKGGRILFVGTKRQAAQPIADAAEKSAQYFMNHRWLGGTLTNWKTVSQSINRLKEIDEKMASGAEGLTKKERLGMERDQLKLEASLGGIREMGGVPDLLFVIDVKKEALAIAEANKLGIPVVAIVDTNCSPDGVDYIIPGNDDAARAIALYCDLVARAALDGMSAQLGAAGVDLGALEEAPAEEAVAEDAAADA, encoded by the coding sequence ATGGCTCTTCCCGAGTTCTCCATGCGTCAGCTGCTTGAGGCAGGCGTACACTTTGGTCACCAAACCCAGCGCTGGAACCCGCGCATGTCGCCCTTCATCTATGGCGCACGCAACGGCATCCACATTCTGGACCTGACCCAGACCGTTCCCATGCTGGACGCAGCTCTGAACGCTGTCCGCGACACCGTCGCCAAGGGCGGCCGGATCCTGTTCGTCGGCACCAAGCGTCAGGCGGCTCAGCCGATCGCAGACGCAGCTGAGAAATCCGCTCAGTACTTCATGAACCACCGCTGGCTCGGTGGCACGCTGACCAACTGGAAAACCGTTTCCCAGTCGATCAACCGCCTGAAGGAAATCGACGAGAAAATGGCGTCCGGCGCCGAAGGCCTGACCAAGAAAGAGCGTCTGGGCATGGAGCGTGACCAGCTGAAGCTGGAAGCCTCGCTCGGTGGTATCCGCGAGATGGGTGGCGTTCCTGACCTGCTGTTCGTCATCGACGTGAAAAAAGAAGCGCTGGCCATCGCCGAAGCCAACAAGCTGGGTATCCCGGTTGTGGCCATCGTCGACACCAACTGCTCGCCCGATGGTGTTGACTACATCATCCCCGGCAACGACGACGCGGCCCGCGCCATCGCGCTTTACTGCGATCTGGTCGCCCGCGCTGCTCTGGACGGCATGTCCGCACAGCTCGGCGCCGCAGGCGTTGATCTTGGCGCCCTGGAAGAGGCACCGGCAGAAGAAGCCGTTGCTGAAGACGCCGCTGCTGACGCCTGA
- a CDS encoding NAD(P)H-dependent flavin oxidoreductase → MKKNYLTQGGQPMPKALQGLGLPLIGAPLFIISVPDLVIAQCKAGIVGSFPALNAREAEGEPPLLQAWLKQITEALDRHNQDNPDHPAAPFAVNQIVHRSNTRLERDLEICHRWKVPLWITSLGARPEVNEVAHDCGGIVLHDVINNRFAHKAIEKGADGLIAVAAGAGGHAGQLSPLALISEIRSWFHGPLALSGAIANGRSLLAARALGADFGYAGSPFIATEEANAQQAYKQMIVDSSADDIVYSSLFTGVSGNYLRGSIQKAGLDPDNLASADATAMNFAGGSSKPKAWKEIWGSGQGIGAVTEVQPVATLVAEIAADYEAAGRALAAEFTTIGDV, encoded by the coding sequence ATGAAGAAAAATTACCTCACCCAGGGTGGGCAGCCTATGCCCAAAGCCCTGCAGGGGCTTGGGCTGCCGTTGATTGGCGCGCCGCTGTTCATCATATCCGTGCCCGACCTCGTCATTGCCCAATGCAAGGCCGGAATCGTTGGGTCCTTCCCGGCGCTGAACGCGCGTGAGGCTGAGGGCGAGCCGCCGCTTCTGCAAGCCTGGTTGAAACAGATCACCGAGGCGCTGGACCGCCATAACCAGGACAACCCGGATCATCCGGCGGCACCCTTTGCGGTCAATCAGATTGTTCACCGGTCAAATACCAGGCTGGAGCGTGATCTTGAGATCTGTCATCGCTGGAAGGTGCCGCTGTGGATCACATCACTGGGGGCGCGACCGGAGGTGAATGAGGTGGCTCACGATTGCGGCGGCATCGTGCTGCATGATGTGATCAACAATCGCTTTGCCCATAAGGCCATCGAGAAGGGCGCAGATGGTCTGATCGCGGTTGCCGCAGGGGCAGGCGGCCATGCCGGGCAGCTGTCGCCGCTGGCGCTGATCAGCGAAATCCGCAGCTGGTTTCACGGCCCCCTTGCGCTGTCGGGAGCAATCGCCAATGGCCGCTCTCTGCTGGCGGCCCGGGCGCTGGGGGCCGATTTCGGCTATGCCGGGTCACCTTTTATCGCCACTGAGGAAGCCAATGCGCAGCAGGCGTACAAGCAGATGATCGTCGACAGCAGTGCCGATGATATCGTCTATTCCTCATTGTTTACAGGTGTTTCTGGTAACTACCTGCGTGGTTCCATTCAGAAGGCGGGGCTTGATCCCGACAATCTGGCCAGCGCCGATGCGACGGCGATGAATTTCGCCGGTGGGTCATCCAAGCCCAAGGCCTGGAAGGAGATCTGGGGATCCGGTCAAGGTATCGGGGCGGTCACAGAGGTGCAGCCGGTCGCCACATTGGTTGCGGAGATCGCCGCCGATTACGAGGCCGCGGGCAGAGCGCTGGCGGCAGAGTTTACCACAATCGGAGACGTATAA